A region from the Aegilops tauschii subsp. strangulata cultivar AL8/78 chromosome 5, Aet v6.0, whole genome shotgun sequence genome encodes:
- the LOC109761389 gene encoding uncharacterized protein, which yields MAFLQKVGNALKRSAGSGSAMLQAVRSMSSSKVFVGGISYGTDDQSLADAFSNYGQVVESKVIMDRESGRSRGFGFVTYTSAEEAGAAITGMDGKDLQGRIVRVSYAHDRGSRPSFGGGGGYGGGGGGGYGGGDGGYGGGSYGGGGGYSGGGGYGGGGRGGGYNSGGSYNSGYNSGGNYGAPQGGQGGYGGDAGFTGVGGGGYNAAPANNYGGDSLNQGGGAPPAFGGGNYGAGNDSYANDTPVDLPPGKLDDLLKDLKFDVGGKEDGAGEDAGLVDADTKRSEGQDDLLDDDFSKDEDDYANKRS from the exons ATGGCGTTCCTGCAGAAGGTCGGGAATGCCCTCAAGCGGTCCGCGGGCTCCGGCTCGGCGATGCTCCAGGCGGTCCGGTCCATGTCCTCCTCCAAGGTCTTCGTCGGAG GCATCTCGTACGGCACCGATGACCAGAGCCTCGCGGATGCGTTTTCCAACTACGGCCAAGTCGTGGAAT CCAAGGTGATCATGGACCGTGAATCTGGAAGGTCAAGGGGGTTTGGTTTTGTGACCTACACTTCGGCGGAGGAGGCTGGAGCTGCCATCACCGGAATGGATGGGAAG GATCTGCAGGGTCGGATAGTGAGGGTGAGCTATGCTCATGACCGTGGTAGTCGTCCAAGTTTTGGTGGTGGGGGTGGCtatggcggcggtggtggcggcggctaTGGCGGCGGTGACGGTGGTTACGGTGGAGGTTCctatggtggtggtggaggctACAGCGGAGGTGGTGGATATGGAGGTGGAGGCAGAGGTGGTGGATACAACAGTGGTGGCAGTTATAATTCAGGGTACAACAGTGGGGGGAACTATGGTGCCCCTCAAGGCGGGCAAGGTGGCTATGGGGGTGATGCTGGTTTCACAGGGGTTGGTGGTGGTGGATACAATGCTGCTCCTGCCAACAACTATGGCGGCGATAGCCTGAATCAAGGGGGTGGAGCACCTCCTGCATTTGGAGGTGGAAACTATGGCGCAGGCAACGACAGCTACGCAAACGATACCCCTGTCGATCTGCCCCCTGGTAAGCTCGATGACCTGCTGAAGGATCTCAAATTTGATGTTGGTGGTAAGGAGGATGGTGCTGGGGAGGACGCTGGCTTGGTTGACGCGGACACCAAGAGAAGCGAGGGACAGGACGACTTGCTTGATGACGACTTCAGCAAGGATGAAGATGACTACGCCAACAAGAGAAGCTGA